The following proteins are co-located in the Sphaeramia orbicularis chromosome 24, fSphaOr1.1, whole genome shotgun sequence genome:
- the reps1 gene encoding ralBP1-associated Eps domain-containing protein 1 isoform X2, with amino-acid sequence MESLTLSDVEQKYYSDLFVYCDTDNTKKVASNGRVLDLFRAAQLPSEVVLQITELCGATRLGHFGRSQFYIALKLIAIAQSGLPLRVESLNSVKDLPLPRFVVGKNEAEARHAALYQDSDSQGLYPASATAVIPRPPGRGHQNKKGPPTSTSLPVHEVIQPLPPTIESQPEPTSPVVSPHQSPPTSPHSWRKHKRQHSGGNPDRPPVVAATGAVWTQFREPQSGPVSGDGMWSSHSPPLPSQESWVSFTADTPPSSTLPTMHPSSVQESTTIRTVASAATTNEIQRQSSAYDDPWKITDEQRQYYINQFKTIQPDLTGFIPGSAAKEFFTKSKLPILELSHIWELSDFDKDGALTLDEFCAAFHLVVARKNGYDLPEKLPESLMPKLIDLDDSAEVPEPTTDVGYSASPVEVTPSKSPSMPSLNQAWPEMNQSNEDTAIVHPVPIRMTPSKIHMQEMELKRTGSDHNHPTSPLLAKPPEMSEEAKLPASMKFVAANTVGDGYSSSDSFTSDQEPITRQRSQSGTSPEALKVVAPPPPPPRPHPSHSRSSSLDMNRTFAAASATGQPQPSTIAYPPAVPPRPLPTQTSVPHTGHRGEAEGVSGGGAVLTTTSPQQIPQQPNFADFSQFQAFAASEQPSSLPEVDKHSDSGQVEKSSEGAGPLRTVKSDGPADDRSSATVNSVKGSSGPLAPPPKPVRRRLKSEDELRPEDEQHGPQKSNVIAAVLATQPSIPRSVGKDKKAIQASIRRNKETNTVLARLNSELQQQLKDLLEERISLEVQLEQLRPFSHL; translated from the exons ATGGAAAGTCTAACGTTGAGTGATGTTGAGCAGAAATATTACTCGGATTTGTTCGTTTACTGTGACACGGACAACACCAAAAAAGTGGCTTCCAATGGGAGAGTTCTTGACCTTTTCCGGGCGGCCCAGCTACCCAGCGAAGTTGTTCTGCAG ATCACAGAACTCTGTGGAGCCACTCGGTTGGGTCACTTTGGGCGGAGCCAGTTCTACATCGCTCTGAAGCTCATCGCCATCGCCCAGTCAGGTCTGCCCCTGAGGGTGGAAAGCCTCAACTCGG taAAGGACCTGCCGCTGCCCCGCTTTGTGGTCGGGAAAAATGAGGCAGAGGCGAGGCATGCAGCACTGTACCAAGACTCAGACAGTCAGGGCTTATACCCAGCCTCGGCCACAGCAGTAATACCCAGACCACCGGGCAGGGGTCACCAGAACAAGAAGGGGCCTCCTACGTCCACCTCACTTCCTGTCCATGAGGTCATCCAGCCCCTCCCCCCCACCATAGAATCACAG CCTGAACCCACGTCCCCAGTGGTGTCCCCTCACCAgtccccccccacctcccctcaCTCCTGGAGGAAACACAAGCGGCAGCATAGTGGAGGAAATCCAGACAGACCGCCAGTGGTGGCTGCAACAGGAGCCGTGTGGACACAGTTCAGAGAACCACAATCAG GTCCAGTCTCTGGTGATGGCATGTGGTCATCCCACTCGCCCCCTCTTCCAAGTCAGGAAAGTTGGGTCAGTTTCACAGCAGACACCCCACCATCCAGCACGCTGCCTACAATGCACCCCTCATCAGTCCAG GAAAGCACAACGATACGAACAGTGGCCTCTGCAGCAACGACCAATGAGATCCAGCGGCAGTCCAGTGCCTACGATGATCCGTGGAAGATCACAGACGAGCAGCGACAGTATTATATCAACCAGTTCAAAACCATCCAGCCAGACCTCACCGGTTTCATACCTG gtTCAGCAGCGAAAGAGTTCTTCACCAAATCCAAATTACCAATTTTAGAGTTGTCACACATTTG GGAGCTGTCAGACTTTGACAAAGATGGAGCACTGACCCTGGACGAGTTCTGTGCTGCCTTCCACCTGGTTGTAGCCAGGAAGAATGGCTACGACCTCCCCGAGAAGCTGCCTGAAAGCCTGATGCCAAAGCTGATTGACCTGGATGACTCAGCAG AAGTCCCAGAACCGACCACTGATGTTGGATACTCGGCCTCCCCAGTGGAGGTTACCCCCAGCAAGTCTCCTTCCATGCCTTCCCTCAACCAAGCCTGGCCTGAGATGAACCAGAGCAATGAG GACACAGCCATTGTCCACCCAGTTCCCATTCGGATGACACCCAGTAAGATCCACATGCAGGAGATGGAGCTGAAGAGGACCGGTAGCG ACCACAACCATCCCACCAGTCCTCTATTGGCTAAACCTCCAGAAATGTCTGAAGAAGCCAAACTCCCCGCCTCAATGAAGTTTGTAGCTGCCAACACTGTTG GTGATGGTTACAGCAGCTCTGACTCATTCACATCAGACCAGGAGCCAATTACAAGACAAAG GTCCCAGTCTGGTACATCTCCAGAGGCTCTGAAGGTGGTTGCCCCACCTCCGCCCCCTCCTCGCCCTCACCCCTCCCACTCTCGCTCCTCATCTCTGGACATGAACCGGACCTTCGCTGCTGCGTCTGCCACAGGACAACCACAACCCTCTACAATAGCCTACCCGCCTGCTGTGCCTCCTCGACCGCTGCCTACACAG ACATCTGTGCCACACACTGGACATCGTGGAGAAGCTGAGGGAGTATCAGGAGGAGGGGCCGTGCTCACCACCACCTCCCCTCAGCAGATTCCCCAGCAGCCTAATTTTGCTGACTTCAGCCAGTTCCAGGCCTTTGCAGCATCAGAGCAGCCTTCCAGCCTGCCTGAAGTTGACAAGCACAGCGACTCTGGTCAG GTGGAGAAGTCGTCAGAGGGAGCTGGTCCTTTGAGAACAGTCAAGAGTGACGGCCCAGCAGACGATAGATCCTCAGCCACTGTGAACTCT GTCAAGGGTTCGTCTGGTCCGTTAGCCCCTCCCCCTAAACCTGTGCGCCGGAGGTTGAAGTCCGAAGACGAGCTCAGACCTGAAGATGAGCAGCACGGCCCGCAGAAATCAAATGTCATAGCTGCTGTTCTGGCCACTCAGCCCTCTATCCCCAG GTCAGTAGGAAAGGACAAAAAGGCTATTCAAGCTTCAATCAGAAGAAACAAGGAGACAAACACGGTGTTGGCACGACTTAACAGTGAACTACAGCAGCAGCTGAAG GACTTGCTGGAGGAGAGGATATCTCTAGAGGTCCAGCTGGAGCAGCTCAGACCTTTCTCTCATCTTTAA
- the reps1 gene encoding ralBP1-associated Eps domain-containing protein 1 isoform X1 gives MESLTLSDVEQKYYSDLFVYCDTDNTKKVASNGRVLDLFRAAQLPSEVVLQITELCGATRLGHFGRSQFYIALKLIAIAQSGLPLRVESLNSVKDLPLPRFVVGKNEAEARHAALYQDSDSQGLYPASATAVIPRPPGRGHQNKKGPPTSTSLPVHEVIQPLPPTIESQPEPTSPVVSPHQSPPTSPHSWRKHKRQHSGGNPDRPPVVAATGAVWTQFREPQSGPVSGDGMWSSHSPPLPSQESWVSFTADTPPSSTLPTMHPSSVQESTTIRTVASAATTNEIQRQSSAYDDPWKITDEQRQYYINQFKTIQPDLTGFIPGSAAKEFFTKSKLPILELSHIWELSDFDKDGALTLDEFCAAFHLVVARKNGYDLPEKLPESLMPKLIDLDDSAEVPEPTTDVGYSASPVEVTPSKSPSMPSLNQAWPEMNQSNEQWETFSERSSSSQTLTQFDSNIAPADPDTAIVHPVPIRMTPSKIHMQEMELKRTGSDHNHPTSPLLAKPPEMSEEAKLPASMKFVAANTVGDGYSSSDSFTSDQEPITRQRSQSGTSPEALKVVAPPPPPPRPHPSHSRSSSLDMNRTFAAASATGQPQPSTIAYPPAVPPRPLPTQTSVPHTGHRGEAEGVSGGGAVLTTTSPQQIPQQPNFADFSQFQAFAASEQPSSLPEVDKHSDSGQVEKSSEGAGPLRTVKSDGPADDRSSATVNSVKGSSGPLAPPPKPVRRRLKSEDELRPEDEQHGPQKSNVIAAVLATQPSIPRSVGKDKKAIQASIRRNKETNTVLARLNSELQQQLKDLLEERISLEVQLEQLRPFSHL, from the exons ATGGAAAGTCTAACGTTGAGTGATGTTGAGCAGAAATATTACTCGGATTTGTTCGTTTACTGTGACACGGACAACACCAAAAAAGTGGCTTCCAATGGGAGAGTTCTTGACCTTTTCCGGGCGGCCCAGCTACCCAGCGAAGTTGTTCTGCAG ATCACAGAACTCTGTGGAGCCACTCGGTTGGGTCACTTTGGGCGGAGCCAGTTCTACATCGCTCTGAAGCTCATCGCCATCGCCCAGTCAGGTCTGCCCCTGAGGGTGGAAAGCCTCAACTCGG taAAGGACCTGCCGCTGCCCCGCTTTGTGGTCGGGAAAAATGAGGCAGAGGCGAGGCATGCAGCACTGTACCAAGACTCAGACAGTCAGGGCTTATACCCAGCCTCGGCCACAGCAGTAATACCCAGACCACCGGGCAGGGGTCACCAGAACAAGAAGGGGCCTCCTACGTCCACCTCACTTCCTGTCCATGAGGTCATCCAGCCCCTCCCCCCCACCATAGAATCACAG CCTGAACCCACGTCCCCAGTGGTGTCCCCTCACCAgtccccccccacctcccctcaCTCCTGGAGGAAACACAAGCGGCAGCATAGTGGAGGAAATCCAGACAGACCGCCAGTGGTGGCTGCAACAGGAGCCGTGTGGACACAGTTCAGAGAACCACAATCAG GTCCAGTCTCTGGTGATGGCATGTGGTCATCCCACTCGCCCCCTCTTCCAAGTCAGGAAAGTTGGGTCAGTTTCACAGCAGACACCCCACCATCCAGCACGCTGCCTACAATGCACCCCTCATCAGTCCAG GAAAGCACAACGATACGAACAGTGGCCTCTGCAGCAACGACCAATGAGATCCAGCGGCAGTCCAGTGCCTACGATGATCCGTGGAAGATCACAGACGAGCAGCGACAGTATTATATCAACCAGTTCAAAACCATCCAGCCAGACCTCACCGGTTTCATACCTG gtTCAGCAGCGAAAGAGTTCTTCACCAAATCCAAATTACCAATTTTAGAGTTGTCACACATTTG GGAGCTGTCAGACTTTGACAAAGATGGAGCACTGACCCTGGACGAGTTCTGTGCTGCCTTCCACCTGGTTGTAGCCAGGAAGAATGGCTACGACCTCCCCGAGAAGCTGCCTGAAAGCCTGATGCCAAAGCTGATTGACCTGGATGACTCAGCAG AAGTCCCAGAACCGACCACTGATGTTGGATACTCGGCCTCCCCAGTGGAGGTTACCCCCAGCAAGTCTCCTTCCATGCCTTCCCTCAACCAAGCCTGGCCTGAGATGAACCAGAGCAATGAG CAGTGGGAGACGTTTAGCGAGCGCTCCTCCAGCTCACAAACTCTGACCCAATTTGACTCTAACATTGCACCAGCTGACCCT GACACAGCCATTGTCCACCCAGTTCCCATTCGGATGACACCCAGTAAGATCCACATGCAGGAGATGGAGCTGAAGAGGACCGGTAGCG ACCACAACCATCCCACCAGTCCTCTATTGGCTAAACCTCCAGAAATGTCTGAAGAAGCCAAACTCCCCGCCTCAATGAAGTTTGTAGCTGCCAACACTGTTG GTGATGGTTACAGCAGCTCTGACTCATTCACATCAGACCAGGAGCCAATTACAAGACAAAG GTCCCAGTCTGGTACATCTCCAGAGGCTCTGAAGGTGGTTGCCCCACCTCCGCCCCCTCCTCGCCCTCACCCCTCCCACTCTCGCTCCTCATCTCTGGACATGAACCGGACCTTCGCTGCTGCGTCTGCCACAGGACAACCACAACCCTCTACAATAGCCTACCCGCCTGCTGTGCCTCCTCGACCGCTGCCTACACAG ACATCTGTGCCACACACTGGACATCGTGGAGAAGCTGAGGGAGTATCAGGAGGAGGGGCCGTGCTCACCACCACCTCCCCTCAGCAGATTCCCCAGCAGCCTAATTTTGCTGACTTCAGCCAGTTCCAGGCCTTTGCAGCATCAGAGCAGCCTTCCAGCCTGCCTGAAGTTGACAAGCACAGCGACTCTGGTCAG GTGGAGAAGTCGTCAGAGGGAGCTGGTCCTTTGAGAACAGTCAAGAGTGACGGCCCAGCAGACGATAGATCCTCAGCCACTGTGAACTCT GTCAAGGGTTCGTCTGGTCCGTTAGCCCCTCCCCCTAAACCTGTGCGCCGGAGGTTGAAGTCCGAAGACGAGCTCAGACCTGAAGATGAGCAGCACGGCCCGCAGAAATCAAATGTCATAGCTGCTGTTCTGGCCACTCAGCCCTCTATCCCCAG GTCAGTAGGAAAGGACAAAAAGGCTATTCAAGCTTCAATCAGAAGAAACAAGGAGACAAACACGGTGTTGGCACGACTTAACAGTGAACTACAGCAGCAGCTGAAG GACTTGCTGGAGGAGAGGATATCTCTAGAGGTCCAGCTGGAGCAGCTCAGACCTTTCTCTCATCTTTAA